One genomic window of Nitrososphaera sp. includes the following:
- a CDS encoding FxLYD domain-containing protein, producing MLKERVPSCPMLARCTRPIGAVILFAALGVWLHGASAQPAQAPADSLQVLNMNSYTDSSGRFTVLGLVHNNQNSSVDNIQVYVKLYNKTGAVMASNRDYLHDYMLSPGQYSAFSSSFDPAVSNGWAYFQVTATFDPKPDPDVPALELKQYSVSIDPNGNFHLSGKLSNRGNATVQFAQVNGGFFDAQKRLVAVDFENAGMSSIAPNQSVPFQFTIYGDHAKDIRFSLLNALSYDANRYTTIGNNASPSAPSLVPVNLVIRANNDSVSVGNQRIGALDVQNKTKGSYGENAVPEFPLPAVALLGGIAGAILIARRLMGGSMNTYRG from the coding sequence ATGTTAAAGGAACGAGTGCCAAGCTGCCCGATGCTTGCCCGCTGTACAAGGCCGATTGGCGCGGTAATACTCTTCGCTGCGCTGGGCGTGTGGCTTCACGGCGCTTCTGCGCAGCCTGCTCAGGCGCCAGCGGATAGCCTTCAGGTCCTAAACATGAACAGCTACACTGATTCTAGCGGCAGGTTCACCGTGCTGGGGCTTGTGCACAATAATCAGAATTCCTCCGTGGACAACATCCAGGTCTACGTCAAATTGTACAACAAGACAGGGGCTGTTATGGCCTCAAACAGGGATTATCTGCACGACTATATGCTAAGCCCCGGCCAGTACTCGGCGTTTTCAAGCTCGTTTGACCCGGCAGTTTCAAACGGCTGGGCCTATTTTCAGGTGACAGCCACTTTTGACCCAAAACCGGATCCGGACGTTCCCGCTCTTGAGCTGAAACAATACAGTGTGTCTATTGACCCTAATGGCAACTTCCACCTGTCAGGCAAGCTGTCAAACCGCGGAAATGCGACAGTACAGTTTGCCCAGGTTAACGGAGGCTTTTTTGACGCGCAAAAACGCCTGGTGGCGGTTGACTTTGAAAACGCGGGAATGAGCAGCATAGCCCCCAACCAGTCGGTGCCATTTCAATTTACAATTTATGGAGATCATGCAAAAGATATCCGGTTTTCTCTGCTCAATGCACTGAGTTACGACGCCAACCGTTACACCACCATAGGCAACAATGCCAGTCCCTCGGCTCCCAGCTTGGTGCCCGTAAATCTTGTGATACGTGCAAACAATGATTCAGTTAGCGTGGGAAACCAGAGGATTGGCGCCCTTGATGTTCAAAACAAGACCAAGGGCAGCTATGGCGAAAATGCAGTCCCAGAGTTTCCGCTGCCCGCGGTTGCGCTGTTGGGAGGAATTGCAGGAGCCATTCTGATTGCAAGGCGGCTGATGGGGGGCTCGATGAATACTTACCGCGGATGA
- a CDS encoding rhodanese-like domain-containing protein: MAKKDRKEQVARLPIICDADTLRSLIRKKAVRVVDVRKAEDYAKGHISTAVSLPLARVLENDTPEKTVEILREIGVTESMPVVVYDDTFGALAARVAWTFQYVGHENTALLEMTFSKWKELGLETEKQPRTFARTIHGLKLNKSIYADAPYVESAKSQNDKVVVDSRERLNFLTEHIPGARNIPYTMLGSDGSILRNPDELKRFMENRGISGQSEIITYCGSVGTLSGLAYYALKLAGYNNVKLYPKSFKEWKSLGKPREEFKDANYWDLSAE; encoded by the coding sequence CTGGCAAAAAAAGATCGCAAGGAGCAGGTCGCCAGGCTTCCGATTATCTGCGACGCAGACACCCTGAGATCGCTCATTAGAAAAAAAGCCGTCCGCGTAGTTGACGTGCGAAAGGCGGAGGATTACGCAAAGGGACACATCTCGACCGCAGTGTCGCTGCCGCTTGCCCGGGTCTTGGAGAACGACACTCCAGAAAAAACAGTGGAAATCCTGCGCGAAATTGGAGTCACGGAATCAATGCCCGTCGTGGTTTATGACGATACCTTTGGCGCGCTTGCGGCCCGAGTAGCCTGGACCTTCCAGTACGTCGGACACGAGAATACCGCGCTTCTTGAAATGACTTTTAGCAAGTGGAAAGAGCTTGGCCTGGAGACTGAAAAGCAGCCACGCACATTTGCGCGGACCATCCACGGGCTAAAGCTCAACAAGTCGATTTATGCGGACGCGCCGTACGTCGAGTCGGCCAAATCTCAGAACGACAAGGTAGTCGTGGATTCCAGGGAAAGGCTGAACTTTTTGACGGAGCACATCCCCGGCGCAAGGAACATACCCTATACAATGCTCGGATCCGACGGCAGCATTCTGCGCAATCCGGACGAACTGAAGCGGTTCATGGAAAACCGCGGAATTTCTGGGCAGTCGGAGATTATCACCTACTGCGGAAGCGTGGGCACGCTCTCGGGGCTCGCATATTATGCCCTGAAGCTTGCAGGCTACAACAACGTCAAGCTGTATCCAAAATCATTCAAGGAATGGAAGTCCCTTGGCAAGCCAAGGGAAGAGTTCAAAGACGCCAACTACTGGGATTTGTCTGCGGAATAG
- a CDS encoding ATP-binding cassette domain-containing protein: MIKIKNLTKQFGRITAVDNLSLEIDDSEVFGLLGSNGAGKTTTIHMLATLLKPTSGTATVNGFDIIAEPSKVRSSIGIVFQAPSSDDMLTGEENLHLHALLYGVPRNQRKDRISSVLELVGLTDRRDDQVKTYSGGMRRRLEIARGLLHRPKVMFLDEPTLGLDPASRETMWKYVKRLVIDEKVTIILTTHYMEEADMLCNRIAIIDKGKIVALDTPAGLKAGLGGDIIKIKTGDGWGPEKIAQQFSFVRKAERADGYVVLAVENAKKDLPILLQHVEAESAEFSSPSLNDVFIRLTGRHIKEEAEGGFTERFAKYD; encoded by the coding sequence GTGATAAAGATAAAAAACCTCACCAAGCAATTTGGGCGGATTACCGCCGTCGACAACCTGTCGCTTGAAATTGACGACAGCGAGGTTTTTGGACTGCTCGGTTCCAACGGCGCGGGCAAGACCACGACGATTCACATGCTTGCAACACTCCTAAAGCCGACCTCGGGAACCGCAACGGTAAACGGATTTGATATCATAGCCGAGCCTTCGAAGGTTCGCTCAAGCATCGGGATTGTCTTTCAGGCGCCAAGCAGTGACGACATGCTCACAGGAGAGGAGAACCTTCATCTTCACGCGCTGCTATACGGCGTTCCCCGTAACCAGAGAAAAGACAGGATCTCGTCGGTGCTCGAACTAGTCGGCCTCACTGACAGGCGGGACGACCAGGTCAAGACCTACTCTGGCGGAATGAGGAGGCGGCTTGAGATCGCCCGCGGGCTATTGCACCGGCCGAAGGTCATGTTTCTTGACGAGCCGACTCTCGGGCTTGACCCGGCAAGCCGCGAGACGATGTGGAAGTACGTAAAGCGGCTTGTGATTGATGAAAAGGTGACGATAATTCTCACAACTCACTACATGGAAGAGGCTGACATGCTCTGCAACAGGATCGCAATTATCGACAAGGGCAAAATAGTCGCGCTGGATACGCCTGCCGGGCTCAAAGCTGGACTTGGAGGAGACATTATCAAGATCAAGACAGGCGACGGATGGGGCCCGGAGAAAATCGCACAGCAGTTCAGTTTTGTCCGCAAGGCCGAGCGCGCCGACGGATACGTAGTGCTGGCGGTGGAAAATGCCAAGAAGGATCTGCCGATTCTCCTGCAGCACGTCGAGGCCGAGTCGGCCGAGTTCTCAAGCCCCAGCCTCAACGACGTTTTCATAAGGCTTACCGGCAGACACATAAAGGAAGAGGCGGAAGGAGGCTTTACAGAGAGATTTGCAAAGTACGATTAG
- a CDS encoding PKD domain-containing protein, with translation MAEPEKKSASGSKKSLFYVGIGIAVGIGVALIIFNLMNKSQTDQLVQGAVDESQGNSGPVFSLPFINQAPQPKVFVAVTYPNTALKGSPTTFSAEGTGGIAPYTYHWQLPDGTTAAGENVTHVFNSSGRQQVTVTSTDSKGESSAPVPAFVQVN, from the coding sequence ATGGCAGAGCCTGAGAAAAAGTCCGCTTCTGGCAGCAAAAAGTCCCTCTTTTACGTTGGCATAGGCATCGCTGTCGGAATTGGCGTCGCGCTCATTATATTCAATCTCATGAACAAGAGCCAGACAGACCAGCTCGTGCAAGGGGCGGTTGACGAATCTCAGGGAAATAGCGGGCCCGTGTTCAGCCTTCCGTTCATTAACCAGGCGCCTCAGCCAAAGGTCTTTGTTGCCGTGACTTATCCAAACACGGCGCTAAAAGGAAGCCCGACTACCTTTTCAGCCGAGGGGACCGGCGGAATAGCCCCCTACACATACCACTGGCAGTTACCGGACGGAACAACGGCAGCAGGCGAGAACGTGACTCATGTCTTTAACAGCTCAGGCCGGCAGCAGGTAACGGTGACCTCGACCGACTCGAAAGGCGAGTCGTCCGCACCAGTGCCCGCGTTCGTGCAGGTAAATTGA
- a CDS encoding RNA-binding domain-containing protein, giving the protein MKKPAIVSPVEVKVEATVNPSEDSQKVIGAITNVVGRCSPEFRYGSRVVGRATGLESLANIYEQVRSRSAMGVLRRMLVDNRAGQSTWFLLNKQAATAGIAVIIEDDQESPLGPIRVTIDCEELDSVVDWLVPSDEDREWH; this is encoded by the coding sequence ATGAAAAAGCCTGCAATAGTGTCGCCAGTCGAAGTAAAGGTCGAGGCGACTGTCAACCCTTCCGAAGACTCGCAAAAAGTAATTGGCGCGATAACAAACGTGGTTGGTAGGTGCTCGCCGGAATTTCGCTATGGTAGCAGGGTCGTTGGAAGGGCAACGGGCCTCGAGTCACTTGCAAACATTTACGAGCAGGTCAGGTCGAGGTCAGCGATGGGAGTGCTCCGCAGGATGCTCGTCGACAACAGGGCGGGTCAGAGCACCTGGTTTCTGCTCAACAAGCAGGCCGCAACGGCCGGCATTGCCGTGATAATTGAAGACGACCAGGAATCACCTCTGGGCCCTATCCGCGTTACGATAGACTGCGAGGAGCTTGACAGTGTCGTTGACTGGCTGGTTCCTTCTGACGAAGACCGCGAATGGCACTAG
- a CDS encoding ABC transporter permease: MQSTISLEGELSKVYAIWLREFKVFLREKSRLVASTFTPILWLFVIGSGFGSANPTTIPGVSYQEFIFPGIICMSIIFSSVFYGSYIIWDRKFDFLKSVMVAPVSRGAVFVGKTLGGMTNSLIQSAILLAIGAAIGIGFTPLSIVQTFAIVLLLSFGLTSLGLALGSYMYSLEGFQMIVSFVVFPLFFLSGALFPLDHLPAWLRVLTAIDPATYGVSAMREAILNSGVQDLAVNTAILAAYTAALGLFGTYSFSRMKAV, encoded by the coding sequence TTGCAAAGTACGATTAGTCTCGAAGGCGAGCTCTCAAAGGTCTATGCGATATGGCTGCGGGAATTCAAGGTTTTCCTGCGCGAAAAAAGCAGGCTGGTAGCCTCGACTTTTACGCCGATACTCTGGCTCTTTGTCATTGGCTCCGGCTTTGGCTCTGCAAATCCCACGACGATACCCGGCGTGAGCTACCAGGAGTTCATTTTTCCCGGCATCATTTGCATGTCGATAATCTTCAGCTCCGTCTTTTACGGCTCGTACATAATCTGGGACCGCAAGTTTGACTTTCTAAAGAGCGTGATGGTCGCGCCTGTAAGCAGGGGAGCGGTGTTTGTGGGAAAGACTCTTGGCGGCATGACAAACTCGCTGATCCAGTCTGCCATACTGCTTGCGATAGGCGCCGCAATAGGGATAGGCTTTACCCCGCTTTCAATCGTCCAGACCTTTGCCATAGTGCTTCTCCTCTCATTCGGTCTGACCTCGCTTGGCCTTGCGCTTGGAAGCTACATGTACAGCCTGGAGGGCTTTCAAATGATAGTCAGCTTTGTCGTGTTTCCCCTGTTCTTTCTCAGCGGCGCGCTGTTTCCACTCGACCATCTGCCGGCCTGGCTGCGGGTCCTGACGGCCATCGATCCGGCCACTTACGGAGTCAGCGCAATGAGGGAGGCCATCCTCAACAGCGGAGTGCAGGATCTGGCCGTCAACACGGCCATTCTGGCGGCATACACTGCCGCCCTTGGGCTCTTTGGTACGTATTCCTTCAGCCGCATGAAGGCGGTCTAG
- a CDS encoding phosphomannomutase — protein sequence MKVSISGVRGIYSDSDLNLHEVTKFSDSFSSLIKSGKCTLARDTRPSGRVLSEVVGSALMGSGIDVYNLGIAPTPAAFREARKTGAAIIVTASHNPLEWNGLKFVVGGRGLFESELEAMQKAARREAVPPVFGKEYPAESTYVDDIVSLTLSSRSSSPVSVAVDSGGGAGCGYSEALFKKISKRVISVNGIQGISSRGPDPTVDELSDLRAIVTSNKLDVGFALDLDADRLVVVSESGEKLNSDATLLLSIARTIEMGMKKFVTSIDTSVAIARYVKEHGGTITQSKVGEANVVNEMLKQGADAGGEGSSAGFIMPSFNMCRDGLLAAATISTLERDRAKQVLKFASQFSQVRSKIPADSALHGRVIEKLPEILGRDASEVITIDGVKAIMDESSWVLVRPSNTEHAIRVSAESSAERADSLYKWASQKVLQVYEQIK from the coding sequence ATGAAAGTATCAATTTCCGGAGTTAGGGGGATTTACAGCGACTCTGACCTGAACCTGCACGAGGTCACCAAGTTTTCAGATTCATTTTCTTCTCTGATAAAGTCCGGCAAGTGTACCCTCGCACGAGATACCCGCCCGTCAGGCAGGGTGTTGTCAGAAGTGGTCGGGTCGGCGCTGATGGGGAGCGGAATAGACGTTTACAATCTCGGCATCGCTCCCACCCCGGCTGCGTTTAGGGAAGCCCGCAAGACAGGTGCCGCAATCATAGTCACCGCATCCCACAATCCGCTAGAGTGGAACGGCCTCAAGTTCGTAGTCGGTGGGAGGGGCCTGTTCGAGTCGGAACTCGAGGCAATGCAAAAAGCCGCCAGGCGCGAAGCCGTGCCGCCCGTCTTTGGCAAGGAATATCCTGCAGAATCGACCTATGTTGACGACATTGTATCGCTGACGCTCTCATCGCGCTCGTCATCGCCTGTATCGGTTGCGGTTGACTCTGGCGGTGGAGCGGGCTGCGGCTACTCTGAGGCCCTCTTCAAAAAGATATCAAAACGCGTCATCAGCGTAAACGGCATTCAGGGGATATCATCGCGCGGGCCGGACCCCACCGTCGACGAGCTGTCAGACCTCAGGGCAATTGTGACCTCAAACAAGCTCGACGTGGGCTTTGCCCTGGATCTTGATGCTGACCGGCTCGTGGTTGTCAGCGAATCCGGCGAGAAGCTCAACTCTGATGCCACGCTTCTCTTGAGCATAGCACGGACGATAGAGATGGGGATGAAAAAGTTTGTCACCAGCATTGATACCAGCGTCGCCATCGCCAGGTACGTAAAGGAGCACGGCGGGACCATCACCCAGTCAAAGGTCGGCGAGGCAAACGTCGTAAACGAAATGCTCAAGCAGGGCGCCGATGCAGGCGGCGAGGGCAGCAGCGCCGGCTTTATCATGCCCAGCTTTAACATGTGCCGCGACGGGCTGCTCGCGGCAGCCACGATTTCCACTCTTGAGCGGGACAGGGCCAAACAGGTACTCAAGTTTGCATCGCAGTTCTCACAGGTAAGGTCGAAAATTCCTGCAGACTCCGCCCTGCACGGCAGGGTTATAGAAAAGCTGCCGGAGATCCTCGGCAGGGATGCTTCGGAAGTGATAACGATTGACGGAGTCAAGGCCATCATGGACGAGAGTTCATGGGTTCTGGTCAGGCCGTCTAACACCGAGCACGCCATCCGCGTCTCGGCAGAGTCAAGTGCGGAGCGCGCGGACTCTCTCTACAAGTGGGCAAGCCAGAAGGTGCTTCAGGTGTATGAGCAGATTAAATGA
- a CDS encoding response regulator has translation MSSALRLLVVEDEPDILYLVQKHLRKNGFEPTGFVNPLKALDDFKASPAKYALVLTDIRMPGMNGVDLAHHLLDINPNVKVILMSAYEVHAKDLQAKLPVVTYEDIIRKPFKLVEICNRVRQLTGAN, from the coding sequence TTGTCAAGTGCCTTACGGCTGCTCGTGGTTGAAGACGAGCCGGACATACTTTACCTAGTACAAAAGCACTTGCGCAAGAATGGCTTTGAACCAACGGGCTTTGTCAACCCACTAAAGGCGCTTGACGACTTTAAAGCCAGCCCAGCAAAATACGCTCTGGTACTAACTGACATTCGAATGCCTGGCATGAACGGCGTTGACTTGGCACACCACTTACTAGACATTAACCCAAACGTCAAGGTCATTTTGATGTCAGCGTACGAAGTACATGCAAAAGACCTTCAGGCAAAGTTGCCGGTTGTAACCTACGAAGATATAATTCGCAAACCGTTCAAGCTTGTTGAAATCTGCAATAGGGTAAGGCAACTTACAGGTGCAAACTAG
- the thiL gene encoding thiamine-phosphate kinase has protein sequence MSRLNEAEIIGIFSSKLKISDLDDVAIANLGRLQSGGRIALKCDMLVASTDVPPTMTPEQTARKSIVACVSDFASKGIRPLAAMVALALPSDVTPSYVAGLAKGFAGASREFGVSIIGGDTNSISNETVIDCSMIGIAPASIPKRNGAMPGDAVAVSGTFGLQSAGLKILLHGARAAKQFEKKAVRSVLRPEPAIKFGLGLSRYFSASMDSSDGLAISLYTIASQSRADIVIESMPAERGLGEFARENGYDPEGLALFGGEEYEIVCTIPKNRISAAIRAAKASKVRLIQIGKVVEGSGKVLYRGKAIERKGYDHFAR, from the coding sequence ATGAGCAGATTAAATGAAGCCGAGATAATCGGCATTTTCTCTTCGAAGCTCAAGATATCGGATCTCGATGACGTTGCCATTGCAAATCTTGGACGGCTCCAGTCAGGAGGCAGGATTGCACTAAAGTGCGACATGCTTGTCGCCAGCACCGACGTTCCGCCGACCATGACCCCCGAGCAGACTGCGCGAAAAAGCATCGTCGCCTGCGTCAGCGATTTTGCGTCAAAGGGCATAAGGCCGCTTGCGGCGATGGTCGCGCTTGCGCTTCCTTCAGACGTCACGCCAAGTTACGTCGCGGGGCTGGCAAAGGGTTTTGCAGGTGCCTCCCGGGAATTTGGCGTCAGCATAATCGGAGGAGATACAAACAGCATCTCCAATGAAACGGTGATTGACTGCAGCATGATAGGAATCGCACCCGCGTCTATTCCAAAACGCAATGGCGCAATGCCGGGCGATGCCGTCGCGGTGTCAGGAACCTTCGGCCTGCAGTCCGCCGGCCTGAAGATACTTTTGCACGGTGCACGGGCTGCCAAGCAATTCGAAAAAAAGGCGGTGCGCTCTGTCCTTAGGCCGGAGCCGGCAATAAAGTTCGGGCTTGGACTGTCCAGGTATTTTTCCGCGTCAATGGATTCAAGCGACGGGCTTGCTATTTCGCTCTACACTATTGCTTCGCAGAGCAGGGCCGACATCGTGATCGAGTCCATGCCAGCTGAGCGCGGCCTTGGCGAGTTTGCAAGAGAAAATGGCTATGACCCCGAAGGCCTTGCGCTGTTTGGTGGAGAGGAATACGAAATAGTCTGCACCATTCCAAAGAACCGGATTTCCGCGGCAATTCGGGCGGCAAAGGCCAGCAAGGTCAGGCTGATTCAAATCGGAAAAGTGGTCGAGGGCTCAGGCAAAGTTCTCTACAGAGGCAAGGCAATCGAGCGGAAAGGTTACGACCACTTTGCACGCTAG
- a CDS encoding DUF5679 domain-containing protein — MEAYCVKCKAKRNMKDEKKVTMKNGKPATQGICTVCGTKMFKIGG, encoded by the coding sequence ATGGAAGCATATTGCGTCAAGTGCAAAGCAAAGAGGAACATGAAAGACGAAAAGAAAGTAACAATGAAAAACGGCAAGCCTGCCACACAAGGAATCTGCACTGTCTGCGGAACCAAGATGTTCAAGATTGGCGGCTAA
- a CDS encoding AAA family ATPase, producing MGRRLIVCLTGMPGAGKSTVATFLKEKGFESLTMGDAVRDEARSQGLEPTDANLGRLMLQLREKYGQGAVANLILKRLEEAAPGRSGRNIVIDGVRSVAEVEVLRRAGLVRLLAIHASQDIRFQHLRVRGRSDAPATASEFAGRDQRELSVGISEAIALADESLSNNELTLEQLKKRACEIVDEWLSEAEKS from the coding sequence TTGGGCAGGAGGCTGATTGTCTGCCTTACGGGGATGCCCGGAGCAGGCAAGTCAACGGTCGCGACGTTCCTTAAGGAAAAGGGCTTTGAAAGTCTTACAATGGGCGACGCGGTCCGTGACGAGGCAAGGTCGCAGGGCCTTGAACCTACCGATGCCAACCTCGGAAGACTGATGCTGCAGCTGCGAGAAAAGTATGGTCAGGGTGCCGTGGCGAACCTGATTCTAAAAAGGCTTGAAGAAGCGGCGCCCGGCAGGTCTGGCCGCAACATCGTCATTGACGGCGTGAGGAGCGTCGCCGAAGTGGAGGTGCTGAGAAGAGCCGGCCTTGTCAGGCTGCTTGCTATCCACGCATCGCAGGACATCCGCTTCCAGCACCTTCGTGTGAGAGGCCGCTCGGATGCCCCTGCGACTGCCTCCGAGTTTGCGGGAAGGGATCAGCGCGAGCTTTCGGTCGGCATCAGCGAGGCAATCGCACTTGCGGACGAATCGCTGTCAAATAACGAGCTGACGCTTGAGCAGCTAAAGAAGCGTGCGTGCGAGATAGTGGACGAGTGGCTTTCAGAGGCGGAAAAGTCATGA
- a CDS encoding winged helix-turn-helix domain-containing protein, producing MKYRSRTDIVSQILEAANGGTTKTKIMYSAYLSYAQLRDYLSVMIENGLLEYEPGVSRYKTTSKGLQFLKMYNEMGQLTATAAQE from the coding sequence ATGAAATATAGAAGTCGGACAGATATCGTTTCACAGATACTTGAGGCGGCAAACGGAGGCACCACCAAGACAAAGATAATGTACAGCGCCTACCTCTCGTACGCACAGCTGCGCGACTATCTATCGGTCATGATAGAAAACGGCCTGCTTGAATACGAGCCAGGAGTAAGCAGATACAAGACCACATCAAAGGGACTCCAGTTCTTGAAGATGTACAACGAAATGGGTCAACTCACTGCAACCGCTGCACAAGAATAA
- a CDS encoding nitrite/sulfite reductase has product MRKSASRGRATQKGVSAPKANPRWGREEETEVFAKRVKLFRQGKLSSDDFRRFRLQHGAYGSRLHMDYSMIRIKVPGGEMTPEQVEKIASLSEAFSIGSAHVSTRQNIQLHWVQLEDVSEVMRGLVEVGLTTREACGNTVRNVMCSHFAGVCQDEAFDSTPYSKAIARFFLRNPMSQNLPRKFKINFSCCDKHGLERIADIGLVPATREKKDEDGNTVVERGFKTYLGGGLGAASFIGHLLEDFTPEDKLLATCMATVRLFDRHGNRENMARNRMRYLVHEMGWEVFQKMALKERAVVEMTTATSTARMFDVKAEEDTRQLPKAPLMARLPMLNEQVNKESPAYERWLHSNVVPQKQQDYFTVFITLGAGDITASQLRVLASVIREYSVEGSARNTPQQNFALRYVRGTELRDMYEKLSSAGLANPGALTIASAVGCSGTTSCNLAITNSHRLAKEVQRRFLELGLDTDDSLRDSTIKVSGCPNSCGQHEIATIGFFGGATRTNNSMTPTYTMLFGGSGGELGKAVMRVPAKRVIDTILKIIEIYRKERSSESQTLREWVSSLAKGTASGSNATVRNLEEMKAALAQVTQLPTPEQDPDAYRDYGSDSRFSAKTARGECAA; this is encoded by the coding sequence ATGAGAAAGTCCGCCAGTCGTGGCCGCGCAACCCAAAAGGGCGTCTCCGCTCCAAAGGCTAACCCTAGATGGGGAAGGGAGGAGGAAACCGAGGTTTTTGCAAAACGTGTCAAGCTTTTCAGACAGGGTAAGCTCTCAAGCGACGATTTCAGACGTTTCAGGCTTCAGCATGGCGCTTACGGCTCGCGCCTTCACATGGATTACAGCATGATAAGAATCAAGGTCCCAGGCGGCGAAATGACGCCTGAGCAGGTGGAAAAGATAGCCTCCCTCTCTGAGGCCTTTTCGATAGGCTCTGCCCACGTCTCGACGCGGCAGAACATCCAGCTGCACTGGGTCCAGTTAGAAGACGTAAGCGAGGTCATGAGGGGCCTAGTCGAAGTCGGGCTCACAACCCGTGAGGCATGTGGCAACACTGTCAGAAACGTCATGTGCAGCCACTTTGCGGGCGTGTGCCAGGACGAGGCATTCGACTCTACGCCCTACTCCAAGGCGATTGCCCGGTTCTTTTTGAGAAACCCGATGAGCCAGAACCTGCCCCGCAAGTTCAAGATCAACTTTTCGTGCTGCGACAAGCACGGCCTTGAGCGGATCGCAGACATCGGACTTGTCCCGGCTACAAGGGAGAAGAAGGACGAGGATGGCAACACCGTAGTAGAAAGGGGCTTCAAGACATATCTAGGGGGCGGCCTGGGCGCTGCGTCATTTATCGGACACCTGCTTGAGGACTTTACCCCCGAAGACAAGCTTCTCGCAACCTGCATGGCAACCGTGAGGCTCTTTGACAGGCACGGAAACCGGGAGAACATGGCCCGAAACCGCATGCGCTACCTGGTGCATGAGATGGGCTGGGAAGTATTTCAGAAAATGGCGCTCAAGGAAAGGGCGGTCGTGGAAATGACCACCGCTACGTCGACTGCACGGATGTTTGACGTAAAGGCAGAGGAGGACACAAGGCAGCTCCCAAAGGCGCCCCTGATGGCAAGACTTCCAATGCTAAACGAGCAGGTGAACAAGGAAAGTCCAGCCTACGAGAGGTGGCTGCACTCAAACGTGGTTCCTCAAAAACAGCAGGACTACTTTACTGTGTTCATAACCCTGGGCGCCGGGGACATTACCGCAAGCCAGCTCAGGGTCCTTGCCTCGGTAATACGCGAATATTCAGTGGAAGGGTCCGCCCGCAACACCCCACAGCAGAACTTTGCGCTCAGGTACGTCAGGGGTACTGAGCTTCGCGACATGTACGAGAAGCTCTCGTCGGCCGGGCTTGCTAACCCCGGTGCACTCACCATCGCATCTGCCGTAGGCTGCTCCGGCACCACGTCTTGCAACCTCGCGATAACAAACTCCCATAGGCTTGCAAAGGAAGTGCAGCGCAGGTTCCTGGAGCTTGGGCTCGACACGGACGACTCCCTTCGCGACTCTACCATCAAGGTAAGCGGATGTCCGAACTCGTGTGGCCAGCACGAAATTGCAACAATCGGGTTTTTCGGCGGCGCAACCAGGACAAACAATTCCATGACGCCCACGTACACGATGCTCTTTGGAGGCAGCGGAGGCGAGCTGGGCAAGGCAGTCATGAGGGTTCCTGCCAAGCGTGTCATAGACACAATTCTCAAGATAATTGAAATCTACCGAAAGGAGCGATCCTCTGAGAGCCAGACGCTTCGCGAATGGGTAAGCAGCCTTGCAAAGGGCACGGCCTCCGGCTCAAACGCGACGGTCAGGAACCTGGAAGAAATGAAGGCCGCGCTAGCCCAGGTTACGCAGCTCCCAACGCCGGAGCAGGACCCGGATGCGTACCGCGACTATGGTAGCGACTCGAGGTTCAGCGCCAAGACTGCCAGAGGAGAATGCGCTGCTTGA